The region TGCGTTTGCCCTAGGCCTTGCCTACTTGCCGACCTGGTTGCCGATGACGCCGCCGATCGCGGCGCCGCCTACGGTGCCGAGGACGCCGCCGTTGGTGATCACGGCACCCGCGACACCGCCTATGCCCGCGCCGGTCACCGTCGACTTCTGCCGATGGCTCATGCCATCCCAGGTGGAGCAGCCCGTCATGGTCAACGCCAACAAGGCCACGGCGCAGGTTCTACGTATGGGGTTTTTCATGTTGCTCTCCTTTATCCGCAGAGCAACCCAGCATTCTTCATGCCCAGGCGGGCCAAGCCGCCCTTCGCGCCTGCGCGGCGGCAACACCTGTAAAAAAGGGATGCGCGCTTACGCGCGCACCCCTTCCTTGGCAGACGCTGCCAGCCCCACCCGCGACTAAAGAACCCAAGAAGCCGGGATACCGCGGAGCCGGGTCCCCCGGTCCGCTGGTATCGCCCCCTTGGGGGGCCGCGCTCCGCGCGGTAGGGGGGGCCCCTATTTCAATGCCTTGTAGCGGAGGCGCTTGGGCTTGGCGCCCTCTTCGCCCAAACGACGCTTCTTGTCTTCTTCATATTCCTGGTAATTACCATCGAAGAACACCACTTCTGAATCGCCTTCGAAGGCCAGGATGTGGGTGGCGATACGGTCCAGGAACCAGCGATCATGGCTGATCACCAGCACGCTGCCCGGGAACTCCAGCAGCGCATCTTCCAAGGCCCGCAGGGTTTCGACGTCAAGGTCGTTGGACGGTTCGTCCAGCAGCAGAACGTTGCCGCCGGCGATAAGCGTCTTGGCCATGTGCAAACGGCCACGCTCACCGCCCGACAACTGACCCACCACCTTGTTCTGATCGCCACCCTTGAAATTGAAGCGGCCCAGATACGCACGCGAGCCCATTTCAAACTTGCCGACCGTCAGGATGTCGGCCCCATCGGCCACCGCGTCGAACACCGTCTTGCCATCTTCCAAGGCATCGCGCGACTGGTCGACATAAGCCAGCTTCACGGTCTGGCCCATCACCACTTCACCCGAATCCGGCTGCTCGCGACCGGCGATCATGCGGAACAGGGTCGACTTACCCGCACCGTTGGGACCGATGATGCCGACAATGGCGCCCGCCGGCACACGGAAGCTCAGGTTGTCGATCAACAGACGATCGCCATAAGCCTTGCTGACGTTCTTGAACTCGATGACTTCATTGCCCAGGCGCTCGCCCACGGGAATGAAGATTTCCTGGGTTTCGTTGCGCTTCTGGTATTCGTACGAGGACAGTTCCTCAAAACGGGCCAGACGCGCCTTGGCCTTGGCCTGACGGCCCTTGGGGTTCTGGCGCACCCACTCCAGTTCCTTCTTGATGGTCTTCTGGCGCGCGGACTCGGACGACTCTTCCTGCTTCAGGCGATCTTCCTTCTGCTCCAGCCACGAGCTGTAGTTGCCCTTCCACGGAATGCCATGGCCACGGTCCAGTTCCAGGATCCATTCGGCGGCGTTGTCGAGGAAGTAGCGATCGTGGGTCACGCCGACCACGGTGCCCGGAAATTTCTGCAGGAACTGCTCCAGCCACTCCACGCTTTCGGCGTCCAAGTGGTTGGTGGGCTCGTCCAGCAACAGCATGTCGGGCTTGGACAGCAACAGACGGCACAAGGCCACCCGGCGCTTTTCACCCCCGGACAACTTGTCGACCTTGGCGTCCCAGGGCGGCAGACGCAGCGCATCGGCCGCGATTTCCATCTGGTGCTCGATGTCGTCGGCGCCACTGGAAGCGGCCGCGGCGATGATGGCTTCCAGCTCGGCCTGCTCGGCGGCCAGCTTGTCGAAGTCGGCGTCCGGCTCGGCATAGGCCGAATACACCTCGTCCAGGCGCTTGCGGGCAGTGGCCACCGCGCCCAGCCCTTCTTCCACGGCTTCACGCACGGTGTGCTCGGGGTTGAGCTGCGGCTCCTGCGGCAGGTAACCGATGTTCAAGCCGGGCTGCGGCGTGGCTTCGCCCTCGATTTCCTTGTCGACGCCGGCCATGATCTTCAACAGGGTCGATTTGCCGGACCCGTTCAGGCCAAGCACGCCGATTTTGGCGCCAGGGAAAAACGACAGTGAAATATCGCGAAGGATCTGCCGCTTGGGCGGCACGATCTTGCCCACGCGATGCATGGAGTAGACGTATTGGGCCATGGATGTAGGATGGAGAGAAGTGGCAAACCTCGATTGTAGCCAGCCTGCGGGAATGGCTGCGTTTGCGCTCAGTCCCCTCGGAGGACGACAATAAGACGATATTGCTTGCAAGCAACTTTCGTTATGCTTGTTTCCCATGCGAGGGCCTCCGCCAAATGGCGGTTTCGCCGCGCAGATACACCTGGAATCATCAACATGTCCGCCTCAGCCACGCCCCCCGCATCCGTATCTCGCTTCCAGACCGGGGAACTGGAGATGCTGGCCAAGACCGCAGACGCGCTTAGCGCCTATCTTGGCAAACCCGTACTGGCCGAAGTGGACACGACGGAAGAAGGCCTGGAATGGGTCACTTTCGGCATCCCCTTGGAAGAGGACGCCGCCAAGGATGGCGAAGATCCCGTGCGAGTTCAGATGGGTGGCACGGGGGCGCGCCTGCTGGGCAATCGCGGCGGCCTCGATGCGACTGACGAGGATGTGTACGACTGCCTGTATTTGTGGGCCGTGCAGATCACGCTGACCGAAGGCGAGCGCTTCGTGAAGCTGGATCAGGACGGCGAGGAAGCCGCCTGGTCCGATACGCTGACCGATGTCTTGCCTTTCGATCTGACGGATGAGGACCTGTCCGCGCTGGACGATGATGAGGACGATGACGACGATGAAGGAGACGACGGTGACCAGGACGGCGCGAGCCCGGGCCACGATGGCGTCCCCCATCGTCATTGATGCGGCAGCTGACCCAGCCCTCCCGCGCGCGGTCCGTTGCTCAGCCGTCACCGGGCTGCTGCCATCATCTGCCGCAAGTTTTCCCTCCGGAGTCCTCGTCTTATGTTGTTGAAAGCCGCCGGCACGCTGTTGGCCGCCGCTCTGCTGGCCGCCAGCCCCGCCCACGCCCAGATGAAAGTCGGGGTGATCACCTCGTCGACCGGGCCCACCGCCATGGTCGGCATCCCGCAGAAGAACACCGTGCCGCTGTTGCCCGCCAAGCTGGGCGACCTGACGGTGGACTACGTCACCCTCGATGACGCCAGCGACCCCGCGCAGTCCGTCGCGGCCGTACACAAGCTGATCGATGAGCAGCACGTCGACGCCATCATCGGACCACCTGGCACGCCCAACACCCTGGCCATGATCCCCTTCGCCGCCGAGGCCGGCGTGCCCCTGCTGGCGCCGGTGGGCTCCGCGGCCGTGGTGCAGCCCATGGACGCGCAGAAGAAATGGGTCTTCAAGACCACCCAGAACGACGACATCATCGCGCAGGCCCTGGTCGGCCACATGGTGGCCAACGGCATCAAGACCGTGGGTTTCATCGGCTTGAGCGATGCGTATGGCGAAAACTGGTTCAAGGTGTTCAGCGCGCTTGCCGCCGACCACGGGCTGCGCATCGTGGCCCAGGAGCGCTACCAGCGCAACGACAGTTCGGTCACCGGCCAGGCCCTCAAGGTGCTCTCCGCGCGGCCGGACGCCGTGCTCGTCGCGGCCACCGGCGCGGCCGCCGTGCTGCCCCAGGTGACGCTGGTCGACAAGGGCTACAAAGGGCATTTCTATCAGACGCATGGCGCCGCCCTGCCCGATTTCCTCAAGCTGGGCGGCAAGAAGGTGGAAGGCACCGTGCTGGCCGCAAGCCTGATGCTGGTTTTGCCGGAGATGCCCGACACGCACCCATCGAAGGCTGTCGCCCAGCGCTATATCGACGCTTACGAGCAGCGCTACAAGGCCCTCCCCGCCACCTTCGGCGCCAATGTCTACGACGCCGGCCTGCTGTTGCAGCAGGCGGTACCGCTGGCCGAGCGCGCGGGCAAGCCGGGCAGCCCGGCCTTCCGCGCCGCCTTGCGCGATGCGCTGGAGCAGACCCATGGTCTGGTCGGCACCCAGGGCGTGTACAACATGACGCCGCAAGACCATAGCGGCTTCGACAATCGCGGGCGCGAGCTCATCGTCGTGCGCGACGGCGCCTGGAAACGGCTTCCGTGAAGAACCTGACCGCCGCCAGCAAGCCGGCGGTCAGGCCGCGTTATTTTCTGTTTTCGTTGTTGGCGCTGTTGGCCCTGGCCCCGGCGCTGCTCCCCACGTCCTACGTGCTGCTGCTGGACCACATCGGCCTGGCGGCGCTGGTCGCCCTGGGCGTGGTGCTGCTTACCGGCATCGCCGGCCTCATCAGCGTGGCGCAGGCCGCTTTCGTCGGCGTGGGC is a window of Bordetella sp. N DNA encoding:
- a CDS encoding glycine zipper 2TM domain-containing protein → MKNPIRRTCAVALLALTMTGCSTWDGMSHRQKSTVTGAGIGGVAGAVITNGGVLGTVGGAAIGGVIGNQVGK
- the ettA gene encoding energy-dependent translational throttle protein EttA, producing MAQYVYSMHRVGKIVPPKRQILRDISLSFFPGAKIGVLGLNGSGKSTLLKIMAGVDKEIEGEATPQPGLNIGYLPQEPQLNPEHTVREAVEEGLGAVATARKRLDEVYSAYAEPDADFDKLAAEQAELEAIIAAAASSGADDIEHQMEIAADALRLPPWDAKVDKLSGGEKRRVALCRLLLSKPDMLLLDEPTNHLDAESVEWLEQFLQKFPGTVVGVTHDRYFLDNAAEWILELDRGHGIPWKGNYSSWLEQKEDRLKQEESSESARQKTIKKELEWVRQNPKGRQAKAKARLARFEELSSYEYQKRNETQEIFIPVGERLGNEVIEFKNVSKAYGDRLLIDNLSFRVPAGAIVGIIGPNGAGKSTLFRMIAGREQPDSGEVVMGQTVKLAYVDQSRDALEDGKTVFDAVADGADILTVGKFEMGSRAYLGRFNFKGGDQNKVVGQLSGGERGRLHMAKTLIAGGNVLLLDEPSNDLDVETLRALEDALLEFPGSVLVISHDRWFLDRIATHILAFEGDSEVVFFDGNYQEYEEDKKRRLGEEGAKPKRLRYKALK
- a CDS encoding ABC transporter substrate-binding protein → MLLKAAGTLLAAALLAASPAHAQMKVGVITSSTGPTAMVGIPQKNTVPLLPAKLGDLTVDYVTLDDASDPAQSVAAVHKLIDEQHVDAIIGPPGTPNTLAMIPFAAEAGVPLLAPVGSAAVVQPMDAQKKWVFKTTQNDDIIAQALVGHMVANGIKTVGFIGLSDAYGENWFKVFSALAADHGLRIVAQERYQRNDSSVTGQALKVLSARPDAVLVAATGAAAVLPQVTLVDKGYKGHFYQTHGAALPDFLKLGGKKVEGTVLAASLMLVLPEMPDTHPSKAVAQRYIDAYEQRYKALPATFGANVYDAGLLLQQAVPLAERAGKPGSPAFRAALRDALEQTHGLVGTQGVYNMTPQDHSGFDNRGRELIVVRDGAWKRLP